TCGTCACCCGAGCTTCCGCTCAAATTCAATGATTGCGCGAAGCTCGTCAGACGTGAAGCGACCCTCGAGATAGATTTTGCTGAGATGCCACGCTGGGCAATCGCGAGCGTTATTCCAATCGATGTGTCCGTCGGCTTGGCGAAGAATCGTTCGTGCGGTCTGCTCGTCCATTTTCCTGCCCCGTCAATTGGCTGTTTGGGTGAGATAGTCAGCCCAGTGCTGCATCATCTTCCGGCGCTCGGGCAAGTATTCCGCGTGTACGTAAGCTGCGGTGACCTGGTTTCGCTCTGCGTGGGCGAGTTGGCGGTCGACGACGTCCCGGCTGTAACCGAGCTCGCGAAGCACGGTCGCGGCCAAGCCGCGAAAGCCGTGCCCCGTCATCCGCGACTTGTAGCCCATGCGGTAGAGCGCATAGAGCATCGTGTTGTTCGAGATGTGGCTTCGGCCCTGGACGCTGTAGAACACAAGCCGTTGGTTGCCATTGAGCTCGCGCAAGGCGGCAAGCACCTCTAGCGCTTGTCGCGACAGCGGCACGATGTGCGGATCGCGCATCTTCATTCGATCGGGCGGGATACGCCATTCGGCCGCACGCTCGTCAAACTCGTCCCATTCGGCATTGATCATCTCGGTTGTTCGCGTGAAGGTCAGTGCCATGAACCGAAGGGCGAGTTGCGTGACCCGATCGCCGGAGTAGGCGGCAATGTCGCGCATGAGCTGCGGGATTTCGACGGGCTTCACGCGTGCCATGTGCTTGACGCCCTGGCCCTTCTTCAGAACGGTTTCGGCATCGATGTCGGCAGCAGGATTGCGTGAGCATCGCCCGGTCATGATGCCGTACTGGAAGACGGCCCGCGATCGCTGCAGTACCCGCTTAGCTGTTTCACGAACGCCCCGTGCCTCGATCGCTCGCACGATCTCAAGCATGTCAGGCGCCTCAATGTCGCGCAGCGGCTTGGAGCCGATCCGCGGGAACGCGTCGACCTCAAGCGAATTAATCACCTTGTTTGCGTAGACCTCCGTCCAGCCATCTTTCTGCGACTCGAACCACTCCCGCGCGACGGCTTCGAAGGACGATGACGCCTCGATAGCCCGGGCCCGCTTGATCTCGCGCTTCTGCTCGGTCGGGTCGGTTCCCGCGGCCAACAGCTTCCGTGCAGCGAGACAGGCTTGTCGTGCCTGGGCCAACGACACTTCGGGGTAGACGCCGAACGACGCGAGCTTTTCTTTTCCATCGAACCGATACTTCATGCGCCAGTACCGGGAGCCGTTCGGCATGACCTGGAGATAAAGCCCCTTGCCGTCAGCAAGACGGTAAGGCTGCTCGGCAGGCTTCGCGCGGCGCACCTTCAAGTCAGTGAGAGGATCGGTTTGCTTCGGCATTTTGCGTTGGGGTATCGGCGCCGAGCACTTCGGGGTATATCCCCACTGATACCCCCAAGGTGCTTGGCTTGTACTGGGCAGTCTTGGGCAATGATGGCAGCAAAAAGCCCCGCAGAGCAAGGCTTTGCGGGGCTTTTTGGGAAATCTTGGGAGGCTTTGGGAACCTAGCTGGTCCCCCCGACAGGAATCGAACCTGTATCTAGCGCTTAGGAGGCGCTTGTTCTATCCATTGAACTACGGGGAGCGGATAGTTTGAGCGGGATGGATCGGCGCAATATGAATCAAGCGTTTAGCCTTGCCCCGCCCGCATCTTCGGGATTTTCGCCCGCTCGCGAATGAAGCGAAATGACGGGCAATGAAGCGTTGTTTAATCCCCTCGCAGCGACAAGTTGATCTTGTCGCTGCGTGCGTGACAGCCGCGTTGCAACAGTCCACCGACGGGGTGATGCATGGCTTCGATCCTGAAGACCTGCGATCGCCGGCGAACTCAGGCCCGTCGACGAGAACAAAGAAGTATATCAAAGACTTTCCAAACAAAGGAGGCCGCCGAAGCCGGAGCTCGCGATATCGAGACCGGCATCGGCAAGCGGAGGGGCGCGCTCGGCGGGCAACCGGCGTCCCTCCATACGCTTATGCTTTGCGCGCCGTCATCCCCCACAGCGCAATTGGCTTCTCCGGACCGTATCCGATGCGGGTCTTCGGCATGGCGTGCGCGAAGGCGGTTGCATCGTGTCTGTATTTCACTTCTGAGACGTTTTCGAGCAGTTCGTCGAGTCGCGGAAACAGCGTTTCGCGACGGAATCCTTGCTCCGCAAGGAAATAAGGCCGGTTGGCATGCATTTTTCTATAAGCCGTACAAACAGGAGAAATGCCATGCAAGCCAGGTTCGGAGCATCGCTCCCCTTGTTGGTAGGCGCATTGGTCGCCGTACTCGCGTTGCGCGTCGCGCACGCGCAGGTTCTGCCCATGCCGGACGCCGAGCCGGTTGCTTCGGCGATCGACATGCCCTCGGTGTTTCGCGATCAGCTCGATGAACGCACCCTCGCCGCGCAGCGCGGCCGGGCTCTCGGCGCGACTCCAATGGTGGTGTCTGCGCCGAACGTGCTTCTGGGCGGAATCGGAAATCGCGTCACGTTGTGGGACGAATTTCCTCCGCCCGTCCCGCAGATCCCGATTCCCTCGGACATTCCGCGCGCGACGCAGAACAACCAGGTCAGCTTCACGAGGCAATAGGCGAGTGACCACCCATCGCTCGATTCTTTCAAGTCGCCTGAGCTGACCGTTATCGCTCTGCGGCTCGGCAAGCAAGGAACTGTCATGAATTCGCACGCACTGGTGTCGAGATTGAAACGCCTGATGATGGCGGCCATGTTGTTCGGAATCGTCGGAGCAAACGCGTCTGCGCAGCAGAGCGTCAATCCGGGAGACATCATCGTCGAGCGGACGGTCACGCCGCGCATTGCCTACCGGCCCGTACCGAAGGATCAAGATCCGGTCGCGGTGCGCGCGACGACATTTCCCGCCAGCGCCTTTGATCCGACGATGGCCACCGTGGTGTCCGATCTCGACCTGACCAATGCGCACGGCTCGAGCGGAATCGCGCCGAACGGGCTTGCGGCGAATGCCGGCATTGCGGCGGTGACCCAGGTGCTGACGGGCAACATTGCGTCGAATGGCCTCGCACACGGTCCGACCGCGGGCGTTGCGTCCGCGTCCGGCATTGGAGGAATGATCGCGGGTTCCGTGACGAACGCCGTCGCGCCATTGACGAGCGCTCTGGGAGCGCTCAAATGAGCCGGCTTCGCGCTTCGATGAGCGCCGCGCTATTGCTTGCTGCGGTCGTGCACGTCACGTACGCGCAGAACATCCCGGCCGTATCCGCGCATGCGGCGATAGGCGCGAATGCCGCGATCGACGCGGCGGGGGCAATCAGCGTCAACGAGACCGCTGGTCTCGACAACGCGCAAGCGAATCAGATCGCGCTCGGCATGGGCGCGCCGAGTGTCGGCGTGGCCGGCTCGGCGCAGGCGGCGCTCGCGCGTGCGTCCACCCGCTCCGCCACGGCGAGCATCGAAAGCTCGGCATTTTCCAACATCACGGGAGCGGTGCTCGTCAATCAGAGTGCCGGCTCCGCGAATCTTCAGCGCAATAGCGTTGCTGTCGGGACGCTGGGCGCGGGAGTGGAAATCGCGTCGGATAGGGAGCTATCCGACGCGATTTCCAGGCAGGGCGGCCTGAGACAGTGGTCAGAGGCGCACGACATGCGGCAAGCGTCGATCAGCAACAGCGCCTTCAAGAATGTCAGCGGGATCGTTCAGGTCAACCAGACTGCTGGAGCCGGCAACGCGACGGCAAACAGCTTCGTGCTTCGTCCCCCGGCGGGCACGCTTTTTAACTAACGCGCATCGATATTGGAGCATATGATGAAACGCACTCTCATTGCAGCAGCAGTCCTCGCGTCGGCGACTGGTTCGGTGTTCGCCGCTCCATCCAATCCCTATCTCTACAACGTGACCGGCGTCATCGAACATGTCCAAATGTTCGGCGCGGTCGGGCTGTTCGGTTGCGTCAGCGTATCGAGCACCGCCGGCGCCGTGATCAACAACAACCAGATGGTGACGCTGTCGCGGGTGTCGCTTGATCCGCTCTATCAGAGCTATACGAAGGGGGCGGTAACGACCACCTACAACAACGAATTCAGGAGCGTTTCCGATCACGGCAGCGCTTCCTACATGGCCGGCCGGTCGTCGGCGTTCGACGCGTCGTACAAGACGGCCAAATCCTCGTCCTCCACCAGCGATTCGAGCAGCTGGAGCCGCAGCGGTTCGCAATCGGCATCGTCGTCGGCGGCCAACGGCTCGCTCAGCGTGACGACGAGCAAGATCGGCCTGGCCAGCAACGGCGGCACGGCGTCG
Above is a window of Burkholderia thailandensis E264 DNA encoding:
- a CDS encoding tyrosine-type recombinase/integrase, giving the protein MPKQTDPLTDLKVRRAKPAEQPYRLADGKGLYLQVMPNGSRYWRMKYRFDGKEKLASFGVYPEVSLAQARQACLAARKLLAAGTDPTEQKREIKRARAIEASSSFEAVAREWFESQKDGWTEVYANKVINSLEVDAFPRIGSKPLRDIEAPDMLEIVRAIEARGVRETAKRVLQRSRAVFQYGIMTGRCSRNPAADIDAETVLKKGQGVKHMARVKPVEIPQLMRDIAAYSGDRVTQLALRFMALTFTRTTEMINAEWDEFDERAAEWRIPPDRMKMRDPHIVPLSRQALEVLAALRELNGNQRLVFYSVQGRSHISNNTMLYALYRMGYKSRMTGHGFRGLAATVLRELGYSRDVVDRQLAHAERNQVTAAYVHAEYLPERRKMMQHWADYLTQTAN